In a single window of the Zea mays cultivar B73 chromosome 5, Zm-B73-REFERENCE-NAM-5.0, whole genome shotgun sequence genome:
- the LOC100275772 gene encoding uncharacterized LOC100275772: MASAGDIGEAEATLTTNRMTIYDCLGEGEEASPPSPETPPQLRLPRFTCARIRFGRLGRKRGGRGGRKEVAAAEKSEDASVGSSGWKQAAAGSSGGGGSSVATGQTGMGLSMLFLLARTCVELNRMAEVRAQMETLLKEIRDEASRVKAGSADHVVLVAPKTCNNLRPSSTSTVSSSCVSDTSTNCLEIRRGEDGEWTSEPEWKCTTERETPDQCWVQSPSDGEFIELEGGRFGTGGGNSQRGAAVDESDDDDGESCGRRHEVGVSATELERRLHELQHRRDRERIEALESALRRAQRKLTEKEMEARLWQDTATLALGQPTPRDGQ; encoded by the exons ATGGCCTCCGCCGGCGACATCGGGGAAGCAGAGGCGACGCTTACAACGAACAGGATGACGATCTACGACTGCCTAGGCGAAGGCGAGGAGGCATCGCCGCCTTCCCCGGAGACGCCGCCGCAGCTGCGGCTCCCGAGGTTCACCTGCGCCAGGATCCGGTTCGGCAGGCTCGGGAGGAAGCGCGGCGGAAGGGGTGGCCGGAAGGAGGTCGCCGCGGCCGAGAAGAGCGAGGACGCGTCGGTGGGCTCCTCAG GATGGAAGCAAGCGGCGGCGGgaagcagcggcggcggcggtagtAGTGTGGCGACCGGACAAACCGGCATGGGGCTAAGCATGCTCTTCCTCCTTGCGAGGACATGTGTGGAGCTCAACCGGATGGCCGAGGTGCGCGCGCAGATGGAGACGCTGCTCAAGGAGATCCGAGACGAGGCTAGCAGGGTGAAGGCCGGCTCCGCGGACCACGTCGTCCTTGTCGCACCGAAAACCTGCAACAACCTGCGGCCGTCGTCGACTTCCACTGTGTCGTCGAGCTGCGTCTCGGACACGAGCACCAACTGCCTGGAGATCCGGCGCGGCGAGGACGGGGAGTGGACGTCGGAGCCAGAGTGGAAGTGCACCACCGAGCGAGAAACTCCCGATCAG TGCTGGGTCCAGTCGCCGTCCGACGGCGAGTTCATCGAGCTGGAGGGAGGGCGCTTCGGCACCGGCGGCGGGAATTCCCAGCGAGGCGCCGCGGTCGACgagagcgacgacgacgacggcgagtcGTGCGGGAGGCGGCACGAGGTTGGAGTCTCCGCGACGGAGCTGGAGCGGAGGCTGCACGAGCTCCAGCACCGCCGGGACAGGGAGCGGATCGAGGCGCTGGAGTCGGCGCTGCGGCGCGCGCAGCGAAAGCTGACAGAGAAGGAGATGGAGGCGCGACTGTGGCAGGACACGGCCACACTGGCGCTGGGGCAGCCCACGCCGCGGGACGGACAGTGA